From the Elaeis guineensis isolate ETL-2024a chromosome 16, EG11, whole genome shotgun sequence genome, the window ATGAAAACTTCAGCAACCCTCCCACACCCAAAACACCAAGCAAACCCAGCAAAAACTTGGGAGAGACACAACATGTAAGCTTCAACACACAATAGACATCTCGTTTCTCACGTGTCTCTGTCCGCTTATCTGCTCTCTAACCTAGCATCAGTTTAATGAATGCACTGTTACTAAGAAAAGGCTTCGGGATATAGAGATTagtctatatttttttctaaactaCACACTATGATCACTCGGAAGTCCAACTGTTGATGTCAACCTTACATTTGAAACGAAGAAAACCCCATACACAGATCAACAAATTCTATAGGTGCACACAAAAAGTTTAAGCAGGCAATATATCACGTAAGCTAAGGAGTTCAAGTTAGATTGGGTAAGTTTCATTCATCTTGCTGTGGCATGCACATTTTGAAGGTCTGGGTGGATCAGTCAATCGATGAACTTTGCTGTAAAACAGCCTACCATCTTCACGAACTAACCATGTTGAACTGAAATCTTGATAATTGTTGTGGAATGGTTGAGATAACAGGTCCATATCTCTGCATCCATTTAAAATGGCAAATATTAAGCATAGTACAAGTTACGCATTTGAAGAGGATGACTGGCATTACAAATGCAAACAACCAATGCAAAATTGTACTTTCCATTGTGTTCTAGGATTATAGGACTTCAGTCAGTGTTCGCAATAATAAATAAGGCTACAAGGCAGAATATAATAAAAAGTTATTAGTTGCGTAACAATTCTGGGTACACAGCGAAGGCTTTTGTGCTTCGGTAACAGAGGCCAAAGTTTTCATTTCAACTACCAAAGGTCTCTTATGATTCAGCTTCACTTTAGTAGTCCCCAATTAACTGATATTTGGAATGCATCTAACAAATTAAACAattacgatttttttttttttttgtggggggggcGCGGGGGGTTAAATTATATAGATATTTTAAGGAACACTCCTACCGCAGGAGGGTGGTCAACAAAGAAAAGAAATGGCCATGAAAGATATCATATGCTACATACTGAGGCAATCAGAAAACAAGACAAGCATCCAAAAGTGCTATTAACGCTGGAATGTTCATACCGTAACATTGTCATACAGTTCAAACAATGGAACAGCAAGCAACTTCAAGTTTCTGGGAACAGCAAAGTATTCTCTTTCCGGCAAGTGAACAAGAAAAAGCTTCTTACACTCctggaaataaaaataaattatccaTTAAAAAAACCCAAAAAATGTAaccacataaaaaaattatcagtaAAACTTTGAAGCCATGATGCAATTCACCTTGGGCTTGGTGATATGAGGAGGACAATATGGGTACATTATTGTTTCAAAGTTTGGTCTCCACCACACAGCAACGCACTCCCCAATCTGCAAGTCACAAAGAAGGACCATTGAGATCACCATCATCAAAGGTTCTTAGAATGAGTTTGCGTATAATGCCTGAATAAATTGTCCATTCAACATATATTGGCCCCAGCAATCATAGAAAAAATTAGAGTTACAGTGTTCCATGGAGTCACAGTTTGCTAGAGATTACAAACTTTAATTGACACATGCTAAAAAAGTATATTTTGAACTTTGAAAGGTGTTGAGAGAAACTAACATTGCAGAGATTCCAAAAGACATAATGACTTATGCAAACCTTACAGGGTCATAATATCAAGTTGTTAAAGAAAAATTTCAAGTTCATATACAAGACAAAAGTTTGAACGCTATGAGGTCAAATACAGTGTTAGGAAGCACAAAAAAATGTCACATTTTATtgattgtacttttttttttaatgaaataaatGTCAGGAAACAAGTGAAAGTTAGAGTCCAGGTCCTGTAGAGGAACAGATCCAAGTAATTGCATATGGTGGATAAAGTTACTATGCTATAGTTTGTTTTTGGTGGCGATACTATTCTAGGAAAATAATGGGTATTGAGGACTAATGCCTGAAATGAATTAAAGGGTGCATACTCTACTTCATATTAACATATCCTAACCAGAAGCACAATCATTTCAAAATCCAGCCATAGAAGATGAGGCTCTATCAAGAATAATGGTGATTTATgacaatttatatttaaaaatatagcttactaattaaaatttattaagtaGATACAACAAGATTGTGTTTAAAGTTTAATCAGCCTTTATTACATAACATTGTGCAACCCTCCACAAAAATCCTGGCTCTGCCCTGGGTATGGACTGGTAACCACCAATACTCATATCAATAAGTAGGGTGTCTTCATTGCGGTATACAGACAATACAGCTGCAGAGGTCAAAAACATCGCTGTTTGTCCTTAGAAACATGAGCAAGAGAGGGATTGGTCAGCTTACATTTCACCGGCATCTATTAGTTTATGGAATAGATTAATATCAGGGCAAAACAATGGAGAGAAGATGGTAAAAGAGATCACAGTATGATGCGCACACAGCACATTTGTAGATTTATGTGCCCAACATATTTGACAACATAACATGGCTAAAATCAGGTCAAACCTCTTTTTACCTTTCGATGTATACCAAATTCCAATAAAGTGGCATCCACCAATGGAAAAAGAATTCACATTCAGATAAATACCTGCCAATTTTGCTGAAAGGAAGGTGAGTTGGCCCCAAGTTTGCTAGACAGCTTCCGTTTCAAACCCTCAATTTCTATGAAGTCACAAGAAACCAGGATTAGAAATGTTCAAACCATGCATAAAAACATTGTTTTAAGTAGCTCTACAGTAGTTCGAGTTAGAACTATAGAATAATAAGACAACATCCTACCGTTCTCTCCAGGCTTCAAACGTCCACCAGGAAGTTTACAAAATGTATTTCCAATTTGTAATAGCAATATATGGGGATGGTTGTGTTCCTGCACCTGCAGGTTGAAAGCCAGGTGTAGAATAAAGTTGCTAGAATTTCTTATACTGCATTTGTAAGAATGGTCAGGGAAAAGCATCCACACCACAAGGGTTCCCACAATTACATGTAGAAATTCATTTCAAGTAAATGGCAATATAAACCAGATCACATGTCTGTCTAACTTGCATGCACCTCAAGTATGTCATGCCACTCTAACGATTATATGGACCTTATGACCTAGAAACTATTGAAAGCTGATACAACATTTTTTTAATTTAGCCTCTTTAAACTTTTCTCACTGCtatattaaaattcaaaaataaaatatctaaaaggCAGCTATACGTGGTGGAGTGCTCTTAGGTAAGGTTTGTACTAAACAATTAATTTCTTGAACTAAACTGTTGGAAAATAATATCATTATAACAAGAAATATCAAAGAGAATCTGAAAGCAGCAAGAAGAAAACACAAAAATTGCAATTAGAGGCAGGAAAACTATAAAAAGCCAACAAGGACAGGCACATTTTGAAAGCTCATTTAGAAAGCCATCTGCCAAACAGTTAGCTCCGTAAAATACATAAGCGCCACTATCGATACAAAAAGGTGGGACTTATGAATATCATTTGCAAATGTTAATGGAACTCAATATAAAAAACACAGACAAATATGAGCATTCTCAAGGCAACAAGTTTTGCCTTCTTGAATGTTCATATGATAAAGATCTTGATTTCCATTCTAACCAACTTATCTAAACTGAAGGAAACAAGGGTTTAACAGATAACAAACCAAAATTAACTTCTCAAACAAGATAATAAAACTATTTTAGAACAGCTTGGCAAAAAACAGGTTGAATTTGAGACCTGAAAAGGGGTATTGTTCTAAATGTAAAACAAACAagtaggagaagaaaaaaaaatagatgagatTCCAACAAGGCCAAGGCAAAAACCCTCCAGCACCATGGAGAAAGAATATCTTTCCATCCATCAGAAACTCTCATGCACATTTTTGGAAATGTCAAATCATTTTTTCTCACTTGTATATATATTTCTTACCTACCATTATCCAACATAAGCCAAGTTCAGGCAGGTCAATCAAACTGCATATTTGAGCTTCAGAAACAACTCAAGGGAGCAACACTAAATCTAAAATTACCTTTTTATTTCAATGTTTAAGACCTTCCATTACAAATTTTGAAATTATAAGAAATCGTAATATACAAAAACATCAGTTGTTTTGAATCATTCATAACACCTATTatgtttcttttagatctaaagtattttCAACAAGGCTTTGTTCATCAGATAGGTGTCCTATCCTTTACATTAGCATTATCGGAAAATCCTATAGTGAGGTGATAGGAATGATGAAACCATGGCAAGGTAACTATAAAACAGTTGGAGACATATGATGTCAGAAAGGGCAAGGTTGTGTTACAGGCCATCTGAAATAAGATGTCAGAACATATCAAGTCTctggttatttttttatttgttagaTGTAAGTCTGTTATCTGTTGAAGTACCTGGTTCGTTTTAAGGACATGAGTTGTTGACAAAACATGACACAACCTAATACATGTAAAAGATTGAATTCAGACGCAAGGTTTATATGAGTCAACAATGCATCTATTATATAACTTGTGCATTTTAGCAATAGAAGCAGGAAAGCTATACATGCTGCACACCCCTGAATCATAGCTAACCTTAATTCAACTCAAAGTTCAGCATGTACCAACATCAtccagaaaaaaaatataaaagattacAATTTGGATCCCTGATATTTGACTCCAtatccaaggttttaaatcctgtgggacGAGGCTGCCCCAATTTTCCCATGGAACAGAATGCGTTGCCATCCCGTCTCGTTCCAACCCCTGGGACAGAAGATGTCCCAAGACGTCTCGATCGAGACGCTAGTGGGACAGCCATGTCCCAACGTATGGGATGGTATCCCGTCCTGGTGTCCTGTAGGACATCCCGTTAGAACCCGAATCTTTGTGCATATTCATACTTATGTTAGGATATATGCATCACAGTTTCACCAAACTTAACCAATAAGGGTGTATTTGCTGTTGGTTCTGCTAGTTTAAAAGTCATTAAAGGTGTATTTGGTGTTGCCCCCACTTTTTTAAAAGTCACTCACAAAACTCACATCTATTTAAGttcttaaccaaaaaaaaaaaaacttttcgaTATATTTGGCATTTGGTAATCATATATTGtggaactctttttctagatgAGCTTGCCAAGTTTGAAAGACAACAAACAGTAGCACAAAGCTAATATTTCTAGCATATCCTAAAAGAGTTTTTTTTCCTCTGACTTCTGCTTCTTGCAGAAGCAACTTTCAAATGACATTACCAGACACACAATTTTTCCAGAAGGTACTTATTTTACTTTAAAAGTCACAAAAGGACTTCTTTAAAGCAACACCAAATGCATCCTAAGTCTTAACATTTTGGCAAATTAGCATAGACACTGATAAAGAAACAGGAAAAAAGTTAcataatgaaactaattaatAAAAACTGGGGGGACATAATATCAGATCAAGTAATAAGTCATATGTGCAGGGTGTTACCAGTAAAATTGCCTCAGCACTCATCCGCATGCCTTCCTTCATATAGCTGACATCCACCAACAATAAAAGTATGGAACATAATGCATCCCAAATTCATGCACCAATGCAAAACAATGAAATAGAAAAATGGAAAATACCAGCCATGTAGGAGCTTTTACCAATACAGCTTCTACGACCTTTAAATGAAcagtttttttttataaaaaaaatttatatggggGGATTTTTAGATGCATCAGCAAGCACAATGAAGTTATGAGAACTATACAGACATGAATGGTTTTGAGAAAGCAAAGTTCAGTCCACAAATATAGTTGTTTGGTCCAATTTGGAAAGTCCATAAATTTACATGCTGCCTTGGTACAATTTTTTGAGTTTGCATAATCTTTTTTCCTTGTCTCCTAACTCTATGTAACTTTGTTCGCTTTATCCATTATTACAATTTGATTTCCACAaattttcaaaacaaaaataaatattataattaccAAAAGAAACATTAAAGAGTTTTTTGTTGTCAAAATTTTAAAGGACAAAAAAATCAGTCATCACAGTTGGTGACCGATATCAATATGAGCTGAAATTTCATTTTATGTTTGCTGATGTCGAAAGTGGGAAAATTTTGAAAGCAACTGTGACATTCAAAGAAGCCAaaaaatatcagatctaaatattgaAATCTCTGCTGAAGTGATTAAATCAAGTTTACACACAGTTTGTAAGCATTCATTTTGACATTTATTAactaaaaaatcatctaaaataataGATAAACGGATTGGAAAATCTCATATGAGATATTGATATTGTGCCCGCCGAAGTTTTCCAAGATTGATATATTTTTGGCTCCAATTTAGCATGATAACCAAGTACAACAGATGCTAGGGAGCATAGTGGAAACAAAATATAGACACACAAAATGGTTATACATGAGTGTAGGGTGGAAAGGATATGATGATAATTGGTGAAAGAGGGAGAATAATGGAAGAGAGTCCCTACAGTGcgccttaaataattttttatagaaatGGTAGGAAATATCCTAGATAGGGCTAACTGAGAAATTTCCATTTCAGCAGCTCACCAAACCGGTTAAcccataatattttattatttttttggaaaaCCATCGACTGCTCTAATTAAGGCATTTCAATCACACCGCCCCCTTCCCCTCGCCCATCGCATCTACGTGCCGGCCACCACTCTGCACCAGCTGCCTCCCCATGCCGGCAGGCTGTTTATTTTTGAAAGAGAATCGACTATCTTTGAAACCCATTTCCCCATCCATCGTGCCACCCTCTCCCCTTGCCAGTGCCTCAACTAGTAGGCAAAAGCTTGAAAGCGTTGATACCTTTGAACTTCAAAAGGATTTGTCCATGTCCAAAAATCAAACATCTTTTGTTAACTTTCTAAATCCATCTTCACTCCTATGGCAATGTCACCATAATCAGCAGTAATGCTTTGTTGATAGTTGGTCGTGGCAAAAAGTAGATTAGATAAGaaagaaatcttttttttttttgaatggaaatGGAGGAAGCCTGGGCTTCCACCACTACTTATTAAAAGAGTGCAAAATTATTTATAGGATTGTAAGGAAGAAAACAAATACATATAGAAGAGAACAGGGATCAAGAAGTAACAATAGAGAGGGCTACAAGACAGTCAGATGATTGCTAGGGATGTTTCTTCACAAGGCAAGAATTAACGGGATCAAGAAGTAAAAGCAGCCACTTCCAGAAGTTCTAATAAAAGCATAATTCCTCTTATCTGTTTGATGAAGGTACTGGATTTGGGGAAATGGTGGTCGGGAAGTGGCTCGAAATTTCGAAAAGGAGAAGGTACTGCTTGGGTGATCGATTGACCGGAAGAGTGCTCCAAGTAGGAGAAAGATGTGCTCCAATGGAGAAGACCAATCCGGCGAAGAATCCATCTGAGAAGACCAATCCCATGAATCCAC encodes:
- the LOC105059021 gene encoding pre-mRNA cleavage factor Im 25 kDa subunit 2, translating into MVTSPVVNMYPLSNYTFGTKEPKMEKDTSVADRLARMKVNYMKEGMRMSAEAILLVQEHNHPHILLLQIGNTFCKLPGGRLKPGENEIEGLKRKLSSKLGANSPSFQQNWQIGECVAVWWRPNFETIMYPYCPPHITKPKECKKLFLVHLPEREYFAVPRNLKLLAVPLFELYDNVTRYGPVISTIPQQLSRFQFNMVSS